From a single Nocardioides sp. dk884 genomic region:
- a CDS encoding DUF4350 domain-containing protein: protein MSTTPAPPATAAAPAARSRRLTWLLVAIGLLVAVAVAVLLGDGARSAEPLDPDNPDPQGAQALARVLDREGVEVVVARGADDLEAIRVDAATTVLLSRPDLLGRESTDRLVVHARDARLVVAGAGPGALSALGVEAESSSLPPSLDTEAACTVPDLADHLDGLRLEVDDARGHDLPGCFGTPSLTDEGSTTGTVISQARPGLVLVGAPDLLSNEQVLRADNAAIALRLLGREPRLVWYVPSLDDLGAEDGVALGTLLPRWVGPGLFLVLLSVLALMLWRGRRLGPLATEPLPVVVRASETVHSRGRLYRRSGDRAHAAQALREATRTALARRLHLSAGPGGVPLEELVRLVAREGGRPEADVDALIGPHAPAPTTDHDLITLAGALATLEEEVRRP, encoded by the coding sequence ATGAGCACCACGCCCGCTCCCCCGGCCACCGCCGCCGCCCCCGCGGCCCGGTCCCGGCGCCTCACCTGGCTGCTCGTGGCGATCGGCCTGCTCGTGGCGGTCGCCGTCGCGGTCCTGCTCGGTGACGGCGCCCGCAGCGCCGAGCCGCTCGACCCCGACAACCCCGACCCCCAGGGCGCCCAGGCGCTCGCGCGGGTCCTGGACCGCGAGGGCGTCGAGGTCGTCGTCGCCCGCGGCGCCGACGACCTCGAGGCCATCCGCGTCGATGCCGCGACCACGGTGCTGCTCAGCCGGCCCGACCTGCTCGGCCGCGAGAGCACCGACCGACTGGTGGTCCATGCCCGGGACGCACGGCTCGTCGTGGCCGGCGCCGGTCCGGGGGCCCTGTCGGCGCTCGGCGTCGAGGCCGAGTCCAGCAGCCTGCCGCCCAGCCTCGACACGGAGGCGGCCTGCACGGTCCCCGATCTCGCCGACCACCTCGACGGACTGCGCCTGGAGGTCGACGACGCGCGCGGCCACGACCTCCCCGGCTGCTTCGGCACCCCGAGCCTCACCGACGAGGGCAGCACCACGGGCACGGTGATCTCCCAGGCCCGCCCCGGGCTGGTCCTGGTCGGCGCACCCGACCTGCTGAGCAACGAGCAGGTGCTGCGCGCCGACAACGCCGCCATCGCCCTGCGCCTGCTCGGCCGCGAGCCTCGCCTGGTGTGGTACGTGCCGTCCCTCGACGACCTCGGCGCCGAAGACGGGGTCGCCCTGGGCACGCTGCTGCCGCGCTGGGTGGGCCCCGGGCTCTTCCTGGTGCTGCTCAGCGTCCTCGCGCTCATGCTCTGGCGCGGTCGCCGTCTCGGCCCGCTGGCCACCGAGCCGCTTCCGGTCGTCGTCCGCGCCAGCGAGACCGTGCACAGCCGCGGGCGGCTCTACCGCCGCTCGGGGGACCGCGCCCACGCCGCGCAGGCGCTGCGCGAGGCCACCCGGACGGCTCTGGCGCGGCGCCTGCACCTGAGCGCCGGGCCCGGCGGCGTACCGCTCGAGGAGCTGGTGCGCCTCGTCGCCCGGGAGGGCGGCCGACCCGAGGCCGACGTCGACGCGCTGATCGGCCCGCACGCGCCCGCCCCCACCACCGACCACGACCTGATCACCCTGGCCGGCGCGCTGGCCACGCTCGAGGAAGAGGTACGCCGCCCGTGA
- the rplC gene encoding 50S ribosomal protein L3, whose translation MTFERNAKGLLGAKLGMTQVWDENNRVVPVTVIAANTNVVTQVRTPEIDGYNAVQIGFGEIEGRKVTKPQAGHFDKAGVTPRRHIVEIRTTAASEYTVGQELPVDTFAAGEEIDVTGTSKGKGFAGVMKRHGFAGVSASHGAHRNHRKPGSIGACATPGRVFKGVRMAGRMGHDTVTTQNVTVHAVDVEKGLILLKGAVPGPKGGLVVLRSAAKQTQEA comes from the coding sequence ATGACTTTCGAACGCAATGCCAAGGGACTGCTGGGCGCGAAGCTCGGCATGACCCAGGTCTGGGACGAGAACAACCGCGTCGTCCCCGTGACCGTGATCGCCGCGAACACCAACGTGGTCACCCAGGTCCGCACGCCCGAGATCGACGGCTACAACGCCGTCCAGATCGGGTTCGGCGAGATCGAGGGCCGCAAGGTCACCAAGCCGCAGGCGGGCCACTTCGACAAGGCCGGGGTCACCCCCCGTCGCCACATCGTCGAGATCCGGACCACCGCGGCCTCCGAGTACACCGTGGGCCAGGAGCTGCCCGTCGACACCTTCGCCGCTGGCGAGGAGATCGACGTGACCGGCACCAGCAAGGGCAAGGGCTTCGCCGGCGTCATGAAGCGTCACGGCTTCGCCGGTGTCTCCGCCTCCCACGGTGCTCACCGCAACCACCGCAAGCCGGGCTCGATCGGCGCCTGCGCCACGCCCGGCCGCGTGTTCAAGGGCGTCCGCATGGCCGGCCGGATGGGTCACGACACCGTCACGACCCAGAACGTCACCGTGCACGCCGTCGACGTCGAGAAGGGCCTGATCCTCCTCAAGGGTGCCGTTCCCGGCCCCAAGGGTGGTCTCGTGGTGCTCCGCTCGGCTGCCAAGCAGACGCAGGAGGCCTGA
- the rpsJ gene encoding 30S ribosomal protein S10, protein MAGQKIRIRLKAYDHEVIDTSARKIVDTVTRTGAKVAGPVPLPTEKNVYCVIRSPHKYKDSREHFEMRTHKRLIDIIDPTPKTVDSLMRLDLPAGVDIEIKL, encoded by the coding sequence ATGGCGGGACAGAAGATCCGCATCAGGCTCAAGGCCTATGACCACGAGGTGATCGACACCTCGGCACGCAAGATCGTGGACACGGTCACCCGCACGGGTGCCAAGGTCGCCGGCCCGGTGCCGCTGCCGACCGAGAAGAACGTGTACTGCGTCATCCGCTCGCCCCACAAGTACAAGGACTCTCGCGAGCACTTCGAGATGCGCACTCACAAGCGCCTCATCGACATCATCGACCCCACGCCGAAGACCGTCGACTCGCTCATGCGCCTCGACCTGCCTGCCGGCGTCGACATCGAGATCAAGCTCTGA
- the trmB gene encoding tRNA (guanosine(46)-N7)-methyltransferase TrmB, which translates to MNEAVEPVRPARPHHKLTEDGRRMREVLSYSRRGNRFTPNQAAAWAAHQADWVVPDEAVDRPGFAWSAWFGREAPMIVEIGSGVGEATAVLAAARPEHNVLALEVWRPGVADTLWRVAEAGADNVRLCSVDAVWTMEHLIEPGTIDELWTFFPDPWHKKRHQKRRLVSADFARLVGTRLVPGGTWRLATDWADYAEQMIEVLDAEPSLEGGVVERWDERPVTKFERKGIAAGRAITDLAYRRVSD; encoded by the coding sequence GTGAACGAAGCAGTCGAGCCCGTCCGTCCCGCACGCCCGCACCACAAGCTGACCGAGGACGGGCGCCGGATGCGCGAGGTGCTGAGCTACTCGCGGCGCGGCAACCGCTTCACCCCCAACCAGGCGGCCGCCTGGGCCGCGCACCAGGCCGACTGGGTGGTGCCGGACGAGGCCGTCGACCGCCCCGGCTTCGCCTGGTCCGCGTGGTTCGGGCGCGAGGCACCGATGATCGTGGAGATCGGGTCCGGCGTGGGGGAGGCGACCGCCGTCCTCGCTGCGGCCCGCCCCGAGCACAACGTGCTGGCGCTGGAGGTCTGGCGCCCCGGCGTCGCAGACACGCTGTGGCGGGTGGCCGAGGCCGGTGCGGACAACGTGCGCCTGTGCAGCGTGGACGCCGTGTGGACGATGGAGCACCTCATCGAGCCCGGCACCATCGATGAGCTGTGGACGTTCTTTCCCGACCCGTGGCACAAGAAGCGGCATCAGAAGCGCCGGCTGGTCAGCGCCGACTTCGCCCGCCTGGTCGGCACCCGACTGGTGCCGGGTGGCACGTGGCGGCTGGCCACCGACTGGGCCGACTACGCCGAGCAGATGATCGAGGTCCTCGACGCCGAGCCGTCCCTGGAGGGCGGGGTCGTCGAGCGGTGGGACGAGCGCCCGGTGACGAAGTTCGAGCGCAAGGGGATCGCTGCCGGGCGCGCGATCACCGACCTGGCCTATCGCCGCGTCAGCGACTGA
- a CDS encoding DUF4129 domain-containing protein: protein MTPPAGAARAVLSPLDPSPEEARELVRRELLRSEYHDRDLIERLLTWVERQLGTVADAASAAPPLSTLAAMLVLLALVLALGWLLSRARRSARVRPSGAAVLTDEPLTAADLRARARAAHAAGRHEDAVVDGFRAIALAQLERDELAAAPGRTAHEVAEALAVRHPGRAAQAREAGLLFDLVRYGDRSASPAAAAVLALDADLAGVAAR from the coding sequence GTGACCCCTCCGGCCGGTGCCGCTCGCGCGGTCCTCAGCCCCCTGGACCCCTCGCCCGAGGAGGCCCGGGAGCTGGTGCGTCGTGAGCTCCTCCGCTCGGAGTACCACGACCGCGACCTCATCGAGCGCCTGCTGACCTGGGTCGAGCGCCAGCTGGGCACGGTGGCCGACGCCGCGTCCGCGGCGCCACCGCTGTCGACGCTCGCGGCCATGCTGGTGCTGCTGGCGCTGGTCCTGGCCCTGGGGTGGCTGCTGTCCCGCGCCCGACGCTCGGCGCGGGTGCGCCCGAGCGGCGCCGCGGTCCTCACCGACGAGCCGCTCACCGCCGCCGACCTCCGCGCTCGGGCGCGGGCGGCCCACGCCGCCGGGCGTCACGAGGACGCCGTCGTCGATGGCTTCCGCGCGATCGCGCTGGCCCAGCTCGAACGCGACGAGCTCGCCGCAGCGCCGGGACGCACCGCCCACGAGGTCGCCGAGGCGCTGGCGGTGCGCCACCCCGGCCGAGCGGCGCAGGCCCGCGAGGCCGGGCTGCTCTTCGACCTGGTGCGCTACGGCGACCGGTCGGCGAGCCCCGCGGCGGCGGCCGTCCTCGCGCTCGACGCCGACCTCGCGGGGGTGGCCGCGCGATGA
- a CDS encoding RDD family protein has product MTAHEPAMLTADDLVTGEAVALDLPPASLALRLASGLIDVCLTALLLVVVALVAMTATLRTDAALAWVAFIGTLVTVLVVVPTATETLTRGRSLGKWALGLRTVRDDAGPISFQHAFVRALLGVVEVYAFSGAPAFLSALVSDRGKRLGDHAAGTYVVRERVRLHLPAPPVLPPALAGWAHTADIRPLPTGLALAVRQYLGRAGTLAPDARAEVGEQLAQEVLGLVAPPPPPGTAPEAFLAAVVAIRRERDTERLAREAALRQRLTGR; this is encoded by the coding sequence GTGACCGCCCACGAGCCCGCGATGCTCACCGCCGACGATCTCGTCACCGGCGAGGCGGTGGCCCTCGACCTGCCGCCGGCCAGCCTCGCGCTGCGGCTGGCGTCGGGGCTGATCGATGTCTGCCTCACGGCACTGCTGCTGGTGGTCGTGGCACTGGTCGCGATGACCGCGACCCTGCGCACCGACGCCGCGCTCGCCTGGGTGGCCTTCATCGGGACGCTGGTCACGGTGCTGGTCGTGGTGCCGACCGCGACCGAGACGCTCACCCGCGGACGCTCGCTCGGCAAGTGGGCGCTGGGCCTGCGCACCGTCCGCGACGACGCCGGCCCGATCTCCTTCCAGCACGCGTTCGTCCGCGCACTGCTGGGCGTGGTGGAGGTCTACGCCTTCTCCGGCGCCCCGGCGTTCCTCTCCGCCCTGGTGAGCGATCGGGGCAAGCGTCTCGGGGACCACGCGGCCGGGACCTACGTCGTGCGCGAGCGGGTGCGCCTCCACCTGCCGGCGCCGCCGGTGCTGCCCCCCGCACTCGCGGGGTGGGCACACACCGCGGACATCAGACCGCTGCCAACCGGGCTCGCCCTGGCCGTGCGGCAGTACCTCGGCCGCGCCGGCACCCTGGCGCCCGACGCGCGGGCCGAGGTCGGCGAGCAGCTCGCGCAGGAGGTGCTCGGGCTGGTCGCGCCACCACCGCCGCCGGGCACCGCACCCGAGGCGTTCCTCGCGGCGGTGGTCGCCATCCGCCGGGAGCGCGACACGGAGCGCCTCGCCCGCGAAGCGGCGCTTCGCCAGCGCCTGACCGGGCGCTGA
- the rplD gene encoding 50S ribosomal protein L4, whose amino-acid sequence MATKTVKVEFPAEIFGVETNIPLIHQVVVAQQAAARQGTHSTKRRGEVRGGGRKPYKQKGTGRARQGSTRAPQFVGGGVVHGPKPRDYDQRTPKKMKAAALRGALSDRARNERIHVVDALISADKPSTKVALAALTALSERNRFLVVLERADTVTWLSLRNVPKVHIVAVDQLNTYDVLASDDVVFTKGAYDAFVSGTAKEASK is encoded by the coding sequence ATGGCTACCAAGACCGTGAAGGTCGAGTTCCCCGCCGAGATCTTCGGCGTGGAGACCAACATCCCCCTGATCCACCAGGTCGTCGTGGCCCAGCAGGCCGCTGCGCGTCAGGGCACGCACTCCACCAAGCGCCGCGGTGAAGTCCGCGGTGGTGGCCGCAAGCCCTACAAGCAGAAGGGCACCGGCCGCGCCCGCCAGGGCTCGACCCGCGCGCCGCAGTTCGTCGGCGGTGGCGTCGTGCACGGCCCCAAGCCGCGCGACTACGACCAGCGCACCCCCAAGAAGATGAAGGCCGCCGCCCTGCGCGGTGCCCTCTCCGACCGGGCCCGCAACGAGCGCATCCACGTCGTGGACGCCCTGATCTCCGCCGACAAGCCGTCGACGAAGGTCGCGCTCGCCGCGCTGACCGCGCTCTCCGAGCGCAACCGCTTCCTCGTGGTCCTCGAGCGTGCCGACACCGTCACCTGGCTGTCGCTGCGCAACGTCCCCAAGGTGCACATCGTGGCGGTTGACCAGCTGAACACCTACGACGTGCTCGCGTCCGACGACGTGGTCTTCACCAAGGGCGCCTACGACGCGTTCGTGAGCGGCACCGCGAAGGAGGCCTCCAAGTGA
- a CDS encoding stage II sporulation protein M: MDLDAYVLAHAQSWRRLEALLGRRRLSGAEGDELVELYQQVATHLSVVRTTAPDPGLIAHLSSLLARARGRIVGTRTGSWRAVGGFLTARFPAALYRLRWWWLGCLAANVVVTAVMMLWLLGHPTVEQSLLSPGEVDQLVHEDFEGYYSEYAASHFAAQVWINNAWVTGLCLALGVLGLPVVYLLFTNIANLAIIGSVMHRHEHGQHFWGLLLPHGLLELTAVFVAGGVGLRLFWAWVEPGELTRSQSLAREGRTAGTVALGLVLVLLVSGVIEAFVTPSGLPTWARLAIGILAEAAFLAYVFVLGRAAAAQGHTGDLDASLLEDRVATQA; encoded by the coding sequence GTGGACCTGGACGCCTATGTGCTCGCCCACGCCCAGTCGTGGCGTCGCCTGGAGGCGTTGCTCGGTCGGCGCCGGCTCTCCGGCGCCGAGGGCGACGAGCTGGTGGAGCTCTATCAGCAGGTCGCGACGCATCTGTCCGTCGTACGCACCACGGCGCCCGATCCGGGCCTGATCGCGCACCTGTCCTCTCTCCTGGCGCGGGCGCGCGGCCGCATCGTCGGCACCCGCACCGGCTCGTGGCGCGCCGTGGGTGGCTTCCTCACCGCCCGGTTCCCGGCGGCGCTGTACCGGCTGCGCTGGTGGTGGCTGGGCTGCCTGGCCGCCAACGTCGTCGTGACCGCGGTGATGATGCTGTGGCTGCTCGGCCACCCGACGGTCGAGCAGAGCCTGCTCAGTCCGGGTGAGGTGGACCAGCTGGTCCACGAGGACTTCGAGGGCTACTACAGCGAGTACGCCGCCAGCCACTTCGCCGCCCAGGTCTGGATCAACAACGCCTGGGTCACCGGGCTGTGCCTCGCGCTCGGGGTGCTCGGGCTGCCCGTGGTCTATCTGCTGTTCACCAACATCGCGAACCTCGCGATCATCGGCTCGGTGATGCACCGCCACGAGCACGGTCAGCACTTCTGGGGCCTGCTGCTCCCGCACGGGCTGCTGGAGCTGACGGCCGTCTTCGTCGCCGGCGGCGTCGGGCTGCGGCTCTTCTGGGCCTGGGTGGAGCCCGGCGAGCTGACCCGCAGCCAGTCGCTCGCCCGCGAGGGGCGCACGGCCGGCACGGTCGCGCTGGGCCTGGTGCTCGTGTTGCTCGTGAGCGGGGTGATCGAGGCGTTCGTGACCCCCTCGGGCCTGCCCACCTGGGCACGCCTGGCGATCGGCATCCTGGCCGAGGCGGCCTTCCTCGCCTACGTCTTCGTGCTCGGTCGCGCCGCAGCGGCGCAGGGACACACCGGGGACCTCGACGCCTCGCTCCTCGAGGACCGGGTCGCCACCCAGGCCTGA
- a CDS encoding DUF58 domain-containing protein — translation MPLLLLLGLLPVVLRPAASTPWLWLLLVVVLCGVDALLAVRPQAVEAVRGPVPGVRLETPSVSELLVLNPTRRTLRGVVRDAWVPSAGARDNRHRVQVAPGGRTLLRTPLLPRRRGDLRAVGVTVRSLGPLGLAGRQHTHPVPGALRALPPFASRRHLPSRLARLRELDGRSAVRVRGQGTEFDSLREYVRGDDVRAIDWRASSRSRHVVVRTWQPERHRRVVLVLDTSRTSAARVGDVPRLDSAMDAALLLAAIAARAGDRVDLVAGDRQVRARLRTDGARDLVARLQDTLADLQPVLAEADWPGLAGAVAALGRQRALVVLLTPLEPAAVEAGLLPVLPALTRHHRVVVASVRDPALDALGAARTTVEEVYDAAAAAQVIARRDRTAALLRALGVDLVDAEPDRLPPALADHYLSLKARGLL, via the coding sequence GTGCCCCTCCTCCTGCTGCTGGGTCTGCTCCCGGTGGTGCTGCGGCCCGCGGCGTCGACGCCGTGGCTGTGGCTGCTGCTCGTCGTCGTGCTCTGCGGCGTCGACGCCCTGCTCGCCGTCCGGCCCCAGGCCGTCGAGGCGGTGCGCGGGCCGGTCCCCGGCGTACGACTGGAGACGCCGAGCGTGAGCGAGCTGCTGGTGCTCAACCCCACCCGCAGGACGCTGCGCGGGGTGGTGCGCGACGCCTGGGTGCCGAGCGCGGGTGCCCGCGACAACCGACACCGGGTGCAGGTCGCGCCGGGTGGGCGGACCCTGCTGCGCACCCCGCTCCTCCCCCGGCGCCGTGGCGACCTGCGTGCCGTGGGCGTGACCGTGCGCAGCCTCGGCCCGCTCGGCCTCGCCGGGCGCCAGCACACGCACCCGGTGCCGGGCGCCCTGCGCGCGCTGCCGCCGTTCGCCTCCCGCCGGCACCTGCCCTCGCGCCTGGCCCGCCTCCGCGAGCTCGACGGACGCTCGGCGGTGCGGGTGCGCGGCCAGGGCACCGAGTTCGACTCGCTGCGGGAGTACGTCCGCGGCGACGACGTACGTGCCATCGACTGGCGCGCCTCGAGCCGCAGCCGGCACGTGGTCGTGCGCACCTGGCAGCCCGAGCGGCACCGGCGCGTCGTCCTGGTGCTGGACACCTCCCGCACCTCCGCGGCCCGCGTCGGCGACGTCCCCCGGCTGGACTCCGCGATGGACGCCGCCCTGCTCCTGGCGGCGATCGCGGCGCGTGCGGGCGACCGGGTCGACCTGGTCGCCGGAGACCGGCAGGTGCGGGCCCGGCTGCGCACCGACGGGGCGCGCGACCTCGTCGCCCGGTTGCAGGACACCCTGGCCGACCTCCAGCCGGTGCTGGCCGAGGCCGACTGGCCGGGGCTGGCCGGTGCCGTGGCCGCGCTGGGTCGTCAGCGGGCGCTCGTGGTGCTGCTGACGCCGCTGGAGCCCGCCGCGGTCGAGGCGGGCCTGCTGCCCGTGCTGCCCGCGCTGACGCGTCACCACCGCGTCGTCGTCGCCTCCGTGCGCGACCCGGCGCTCGACGCGCTCGGCGCCGCGCGCACGACCGTCGAGGAGGTGTACGACGCGGCGGCCGCCGCCCAGGTGATCGCCCGGCGCGACCGCACGGCGGCGCTGCTGCGCGCGCTCGGCGTCGACCTGGTCGACGCCGAGCCCGACCGGCTCCCCCCGGCGCTGGCCGACCACTATCTCTCGCTCAAGGCACGCGGGCTGCTGTGA
- the fusA gene encoding elongation factor G encodes MAVDITTDLNKVRNIGIMAHIDAGKTTTTERILFYTGITYKIGEVHEGGATMDWMEQEQERGITITSAATTCWWKNHQINIIDTPGHVDFTAEVERSLRVLDGAVAVFDGVAGVEPQTMTVWRQANKYSVPRMCFVNKLDRTGADFFRCVDMMVDRLNSTPLVLQLPIGAESDFLGVVDLVGMRALTWRGETKMGEDYEVEEIPADLAEQAAEYREKLLETLSEADDEVMEKYLDGGEFTVEELEAAIRRATLADKLNPVLCGTAFKNKGVQPLLDAVVKYLPSPLDIDAIVGHDPRDEEKEIVRKPSDDEPFSGLAYKIASDPHLGKLIYVRVYSGKLEAGASVVNSVNGRKERIGKVYQMHANKREEIASVGAGQIVAVMGLKDTKTGHTLSDPSNQVVLESMTFPAPVIEVAIEPKTKSDQEKLGTAIQRLSDEDPTFTVKSDEETGQTIIAGMGELHLEILVDRMKREFRVEATVGKPQVAYRETVRREVKNHSYTHKKQTGGSGQFAKVVISLGPNIDPETGTGAGYEFVNNVSGGRVPREYIPSVDQGGQDAMEFGVLAGFPMVDVKFTLEDGAYHDVDSSELAFKIAGNQAFKEAARQAKPVLLEPMFAVEVTTPESFLGTVIGDINSRRGQIQAQEERHGDMVINALVPLSEMFGYVGDLRSKTSGQASYSMEFDSYAEVPTNIADEIIKKVRGE; translated from the coding sequence CCACCACCACCGAGCGCATCCTGTTCTACACCGGCATCACGTACAAGATCGGTGAGGTCCACGAGGGTGGCGCCACGATGGACTGGATGGAGCAGGAGCAGGAGCGCGGCATCACCATCACGTCCGCCGCGACGACCTGCTGGTGGAAGAACCACCAGATCAACATCATCGACACCCCCGGTCACGTGGACTTCACCGCCGAGGTCGAGCGCTCGCTGCGCGTCCTCGACGGCGCGGTCGCGGTCTTCGACGGTGTCGCCGGTGTCGAGCCCCAGACGATGACGGTGTGGCGCCAGGCCAACAAGTACTCCGTTCCGCGTATGTGCTTCGTGAACAAGCTCGACCGCACCGGCGCGGACTTCTTCCGCTGCGTCGACATGATGGTCGACCGCCTCAACTCCACCCCGCTGGTCCTCCAGCTGCCGATCGGCGCCGAGTCCGACTTCCTGGGCGTCGTCGACCTGGTCGGCATGCGCGCGCTCACCTGGCGCGGCGAGACCAAGATGGGCGAGGACTACGAGGTCGAGGAGATCCCCGCGGACCTGGCCGAGCAGGCCGCCGAGTACCGCGAGAAGCTCCTCGAGACCCTCTCCGAGGCTGACGACGAGGTCATGGAGAAGTACCTCGACGGCGGCGAGTTCACCGTCGAGGAGCTGGAGGCCGCGATCCGTCGCGCCACCCTCGCCGACAAGCTGAACCCGGTCCTGTGCGGCACGGCCTTCAAGAACAAGGGCGTGCAGCCCCTGCTCGACGCGGTCGTCAAGTACCTTCCCTCGCCGCTCGACATCGACGCGATCGTCGGTCACGACCCGCGCGATGAGGAGAAGGAGATCGTCCGCAAGCCCAGCGACGACGAGCCCTTCTCCGGTCTTGCCTACAAGATCGCCAGCGACCCGCACCTCGGCAAGCTGATCTACGTCCGCGTGTACTCCGGCAAGCTCGAGGCCGGCGCGTCCGTGGTCAACTCGGTCAACGGCCGCAAGGAGCGGATCGGCAAGGTCTACCAGATGCACGCGAACAAGCGTGAGGAGATCGCGTCGGTCGGCGCCGGCCAGATCGTGGCCGTCATGGGCCTCAAGGACACCAAGACCGGTCACACCCTGAGCGACCCGTCCAACCAGGTCGTCCTCGAGTCGATGACGTTCCCGGCCCCGGTGATCGAGGTCGCCATCGAGCCGAAGACCAAGAGCGACCAGGAGAAGCTGGGCACCGCGATCCAGCGCCTCTCCGACGAGGACCCGACCTTCACGGTCAAGTCCGACGAGGAGACCGGCCAGACGATCATCGCCGGCATGGGCGAGCTCCACCTGGAGATCCTGGTCGACCGGATGAAGCGCGAGTTCCGCGTCGAGGCCACCGTCGGCAAGCCGCAGGTCGCCTACCGTGAGACCGTCCGCCGCGAGGTCAAGAACCACAGCTACACCCACAAGAAGCAGACCGGTGGTTCGGGTCAGTTCGCGAAGGTCGTCATCTCCCTCGGCCCGAACATCGACCCCGAGACCGGCACCGGCGCGGGCTACGAGTTCGTCAACAACGTCTCCGGTGGCCGCGTGCCCCGCGAGTACATCCCGTCGGTCGACCAGGGTGGCCAGGACGCCATGGAGTTCGGCGTGCTCGCCGGGTTCCCGATGGTCGACGTGAAGTTCACGCTCGAGGACGGCGCCTACCACGACGTCGACTCCTCCGAGCTGGCGTTCAAGATCGCCGGCAACCAGGCCTTCAAGGAGGCCGCCCGCCAGGCGAAGCCGGTCCTGCTCGAGCCGATGTTCGCCGTGGAGGTGACCACGCCGGAGAGCTTCCTCGGCACGGTCATCGGCGACATCAACAGCCGGCGCGGCCAGATCCAGGCGCAGGAGGAGCGGCACGGTGACATGGTCATCAACGCCCTCGTGCCGCTGTCTGAGATGTTCGGGTACGTTGGCGACCTGAGGTCCAAGACCTCCGGTCAGGCGTCGTACTCGATGGAGTTCGACTCGTACGCCGAGGTTCCCACGAACATCGCCGACGAGATCATCAAGAAGGTGCGCGGCGAGTAG
- the tuf gene encoding elongation factor Tu gives MAKAKFERTKPHVNIGTIGHIDHGKTTLTAAITKVLHDKHPDLNAASAFDEIDKAPEERQRGITISIAHVEYQTESRHYAHVDCPGHADYIKNMITGAAQMDGAILVVAATDGPMPQTREHVLLARQVGVPALVVALNKCDMVDDEELIELVEMEVRELLSEYEFPGDDVPVVRIAAHPALMGDEKWANSIVELMDAIDEYIPTPARETDKPFLMPVEDVFTITGRGTVITGRIERGIVKVNEEVEIVGIREGSMKSTVTGVEMFRKLLDEGQAGENVGLLLRGTKREDVERGMVVIKPGTTTPHTNFEASVYILSKEEGGRHTPFFNNYRPQFYFRTTDVTGVVTLPEGTEMVMPGDNTEMSVELIQPIAMDEGLKFAIREGGRTVGAGRVTKITK, from the coding sequence GTGGCTAAGGCGAAGTTCGAGCGGACCAAGCCGCACGTCAACATCGGCACCATTGGTCACATCGACCACGGTAAGACCACTCTTACCGCGGCGATCACGAAGGTGCTGCACGACAAGCACCCGGACCTCAACGCTGCCTCGGCGTTCGACGAGATCGACAAGGCTCCCGAGGAGCGTCAGCGCGGCATCACGATCTCGATCGCGCACGTCGAGTACCAGACCGAGTCGCGCCACTACGCGCACGTCGACTGCCCCGGTCACGCGGACTACATCAAGAACATGATCACCGGTGCCGCGCAGATGGACGGCGCGATCCTGGTGGTTGCCGCGACCGACGGCCCGATGCCGCAGACCCGTGAGCACGTGCTGCTCGCCCGCCAGGTCGGCGTTCCCGCCCTGGTGGTCGCGCTCAACAAGTGCGACATGGTCGACGACGAGGAGCTCATCGAGCTCGTCGAGATGGAGGTGCGCGAGCTCCTCTCGGAGTACGAGTTCCCCGGCGACGACGTCCCGGTGGTTCGCATCGCTGCTCACCCCGCCCTCATGGGCGACGAGAAGTGGGCGAACTCCATCGTCGAGCTCATGGACGCGATCGACGAGTACATCCCGACCCCGGCCCGTGAGACGGACAAGCCGTTCCTCATGCCCGTCGAGGACGTCTTCACCATCACCGGTCGCGGCACGGTCATCACCGGCCGTATCGAGCGCGGCATCGTGAAGGTCAACGAGGAGGTCGAGATCGTCGGCATCCGCGAGGGCTCGATGAAGAGCACCGTCACCGGTGTCGAGATGTTCCGCAAGCTCCTCGACGAGGGCCAGGCGGGCGAGAACGTCGGTCTGCTCCTCCGTGGCACCAAGCGCGAGGACGTCGAGCGCGGCATGGTCGTGATCAAGCCGGGCACGACCACCCCGCACACCAACTTCGAGGCCTCGGTCTACATCCTCTCGAAGGAGGAGGGCGGCCGCCACACGCCGTTCTTCAACAACTACCGCCCGCAGTTCTACTTCCGTACCACGGACGTGACGGGCGTTGTGACCCTTCCCGAGGGCACCGAGATGGTCATGCCGGGTGACAACACCGAGATGTCGGTCGAGCTCATCCAGCCCATCGCGATGGACGAGGGCCTGAAGTTCGCCATCCGTGAGGGTGGCCGGACGGTCGGCGCGGGTCGCGTCACCAAGATCACCAAGTGA